Proteins encoded by one window of Yamadazyma tenuis chromosome 2, complete sequence:
- the NdufS4 gene encoding ndufs4 NADH dehydrogenase Fe-S protein subunit (EggNog:ENOG503P215; COG:C) — translation MISFRTLVNSSSRSVGVRSFMVSAPVRKLTPDLYNPQVPKEVVSGAPDSVTSRVVRIYKPAKAATQSSNNDGRSWRIDWDIVGKSNRWENDLMGYQGTADVMNATSLRFDNKEAAIRFADGQGWDYYIYEPKERKFRKKDYSANFYHSAGPLKHIRTK, via the coding sequence ATGATTTCGTTCAGAACTTTAGTCAACAGCTCCAGCCGGTCCGTCGGAGTGCGTCTGTTCATGGTGTCAGCACCCGTCAGAAAACTCACTCCAGATCTCTATAATCCTCAAGTTCCTAAAGAGGTGGTGTCGGGTGCTCCAGACTCCGTCACCAGCAGAGTAGTAAGAATCTATAAACCTGCCAAGGCTGCCACCCAGTCCAGTAATAACGATGGTAGATCTTGGAGAATAGACTGGGATATTGTCGGCAAAAGCAACCGGTGGGAAAACGATTTGATGGGGTACCAAGGTACTGCCGATGTAATGAATGCCACCAGTCTCAGATTTGACAATAAGGAGGCTGCCATCAGGTTTGCTGACGGTCAGGGTTGGGACTATTATATCTATGAACCCAAGGAAAGAAAGTTCAGAAAGAAGGACTACTCTGCCAATTTCTACCATTCTGCAGGCCCATTAAAGCATATCAGAACCAAATAA
- a CDS encoding uncharacterized protein (COG:S; EggNog:ENOG503NYZZ) gives MSLHVKTAIKNVALGISDPIPAQVLSYCERLYGQTLHKRLPKSYESARYHICAFLSVEKYSSTFNLPSPDFKRIPIPPKKCLTTLEDFRLYLDSVKSALSTPTKQSPHSSPLANLPIPQSPFQETSSAMGYTSVQLNGSPVKLSPSQSVPRGRKRGSLHETSTPTRSSPLKKLRAIANETPSAEQSPSIVRSIASPFLTPNSKAVKPFKVTEDSVSIVQLIQLCNTFYMPASVTVSIIQEFINQRHKFVKKSDWYLACGLIYAASLRINHRIIKDKPDYGETLVTQFIRQRSKLKKPNLIYWNTLINEGVKNQPWIIEIENTFMFGVQSSQAEKKENDYRLGIGAETYDRLGMMNNSHSNILSDSQQSYYNTWSSNVLSQIE, from the coding sequence ATGAGTCTCCATGTTAAAACTGCCATTAAGAATGTGGCACTTGGTATCCTGGATCCAATCCCGGCCCAAGTGCTCTCCTACTGTGAGCGCCTCTACGGCCAGACTCTTCACAAACGTCTACCTAAGTCCTACGAAAGTGCTAGGTACCATATCTGTGCCTTCTTGTCAGTCGAAAAATACCTGAGCACATTCAATCTACCGTCTCCAGACTTTAAACGGATCCCCATCCCCCCAAAAAAGTGTCTCACTACATTAGAAGACTTTCGTTTGTATTTGGATTCGGTCAAGTCGGCTTTATCAACTCCCACAAAGCAATCACCACATTCATCGCCTTTAGCCAATTTGCCTATTCCTCAGTCTCCTTTTCAAGAAACATCCTCTGCTATGGGATACACATCAGTGCAGCTAAACGGGAGTCCGGTGAAGCTCTCACCGTCCCAGTCGGTCCCTCGTGGGCGTAAACGAGGTTCTCTTCACGAAACTTCTACACCCACCAGATCGTCTCCACTTAAAAAGTTAAGGGCCATTGCAAACGAAACGCCGTCGGCGGAACAAAGTCCAAGCATTGTTAGATCTATAGCGAGTCCTTTTCTTACGCCGAACTCGAAAGCGGTAAAACCGTTCAAAGTGACAGAAGATTCGGTGTCTATCGTGCaacttattcaactttgtAACACCTTCTACATGCCAGCTTCTGTCACCGTCAGTATCATCCAGGAGTTCATCAACCAGAGGCACAAATTTGTAAAGAAAAGTGACTGGTACCTCGCGTGTGGATTGATCTACGCTGCTTCGCTTCGTATAAACCATAGAATCATCAAAGATAAGCCAGACTACGGAGAGACGTTGGTTACACAATTCATACGACAGAGAAGTAAACTCAAAAaacccaacttgatctACTGGAAcaccttgatcaacgaaGGGGTCAAGAATCAGCCCTGGATCATCGAAATTGAAAATACCTTTATGTTTGGGGTTCAAAGTCTGCAGGctgagaagaaggaaaacGACTATAGGCTTGGAATAGGCGCTGAAACATACGATAGACTAGGTATGATGAACAATTCCCATTCCAACATTCTATCCGACTCACAACAATCATACTACAATACCTGGTCATCTAATGtattgctgcaaattgAGTAG
- a CDS encoding uncharacterized protein (MEROPS:MER0003297; EggNog:ENOG503NYAX; COG:O) — MTNPSLSTKRRRSEISTGIPSETDPKRFNGQIKSDMEEDTQSYYSDTDSQIPVVFENETNNTTVWQSTITKVVKSVVSIQFSHVANFDTETAIVSEATGFVVDNQRGLILTNRHVVGPGPFWGYAVFDNHEEAVVKPIYRDPIHDFGFLQFDPSDIKHMELSQLELRPDLGTVGTEIRVVGNDAGEKLSILSGFISRSDRNAPDYGSLTYNDFNTEYIQAAASATGGSSGSPVINEDGYSIALQAGGSSQASTDFFLPVFRPLRALKCIQQQLPITRGDIQVEWQLKPYDECRRLGLTPEVEAKQRELFPEKIGMLVAELILPEGPADGLIKEGDTLISINDEPICTFIKVDEILDESVGKDLTFVIQRGGTELTQTIKIGDLHAITPDRYVEVAGASFNTLSYQIARCYCMPVRGVYINNASGSFELSPFEKNGWLLESVDDKPTPDLDTFVEVMKSIPDLDKVVITYRHVSDMHSELFRVVYIDRHWCSTFRLAQRNDETGLWDYKTIQENPIPPTQPTPKYAKFIDIPFIDESRSECSKMVRSFVQISAYCPISLDSHPYKKLIGHGVIVDAANGYVLVSRRNIPHDLCDVLIIFAESIDVPGKVVFLHPHQNYAIVKYDPSLITADVRTPKFGSKPLKRGETSLFVGYNYNMRLVTEDVKVSGVSSLNIPAAVYSPRYRGTNLQCILLDSKLSQECYTGILCDDDGTVRAFWLTYLGETNREVDADKTYRMGLDVTDVLEVIELLQKNEIPKHLNIIDAEFTSATVFQGRTRGISQEWITKFEEACEDEISFLVVDRIVASPLDQAPIPLKTGDVLLSINDKLVKEMRDLNIMYESDNIKFKVVRQKKEIELVVPTVDTDALNTTHVLFWCGASIQAPHHGVRQQMERIPSEVYITSRGSGAPAQQYDLAPISFITHVNDKETKDMVSFINVIKGIPDQTYVKIRLVSFDNIPIAISMKTNYHYFPTSEFKKLDSKWESIEHN, encoded by the coding sequence ATGACAAATCCAAGCCTTTCaacaaagagaagaagatctgAAATCTCCACGGGCATACCATCCGAAACTGATCCAAAACGTTTCAATGGACAAATAAAGTCCGACATGGAAGAAGACACACAGTCGTACTATTCCGATACCGACTCCCAAATCCCAGTAGTATTCGAAAACGAAACAAATAATACCACGGTGTGGCAGTCGACTATAACCAAGGTGGTTAAATCAGTTGTTTCCATCCAGTTCAGTCATGTGGCCAATTTCGATACCGAAACAGCCATTGTTAGTGAAGCTACGGGTTTTGTGGTGGATAACCAGAGAGGTTTGATCTTAACCAATAGACATGTCGTAGGACCTGGCCCTTTTTGGGGTTATGCTGTGTTTGATAACCATGAAGAAGCAGTGGTTAAGCCAATTTACAGAGACCCAATCCATGACTTTGGATTTTTGCAATTCGACCCTTCTGACATTAAACATATGGAACTATCCCAGTTGGAGTTAAGACCCGACTTGGGAACTGTAGGGACCGAAATCAGAGTGGTCGGTAATGATGCGGGAGAAAAGTTGTCGATTTTATCTGGTTTTATCTCCAGGCTGGACAGAAATGCCCCTGACTATGGTTCGTTGACCTATAATGACTTTAATACCGAATATATTCAGGCTGCTGCTAGTGCAACTGGTGGTTCCTCGGGAAGTCCTGTTATCAACGAAGATGGGTATTCTATTGCCTTACAAGCAGGTGGGTCATCTCAAGCTTCGACCGATTTTTTTTTACCTGTTTTCAGACCCTTGAGAGCATTGAAGTgcatccaacaacaacttccaATCACCAGGGGAGATATTCAAGTCGAATGGCAATTGAAGCCTTATGATGAATGTCGTCGTTTGGGATTAACGCCAGAGGTTGAAGCCAAACAAAGAGAGCTTTTCCCTGAAAAAATTGGAATGCTTGTTGCTGAGTTAATATTACCAGAAGGGCCTGCAGATGGTCTCATTAAGGAAGGTGATACTTTAATCTCTATTAATGATGAACCTATCTGCACTTTCATTAAGGTGGACGAAATTCTTGACGAAAGTGTGGGTAAGGACTTGACGTTTGTCATCCAAAGAGGTGGTACCGAATTAACTCAAACCATCAAAATTGGTGATTTACATGCAATTACCCCAGATAGGTATGTGGAAGTCGCTGGAGCCTCGTTCAATACCCTTTCTTACCAAATTGCAAGATGCTACTGTATGCCTGTGAGAGGTGTCTACATCAACAATGCTTCCGGTTCGTTTGAATTGTCCCCATTCGAAAAGAATGGTTGGTTATTGGAATCTGTTGATGATAAGCCAACCCCGGATTTGGATACCTTTGTCGAGGTCATGAAGCTGATTCCAGATTTGGATAAAGTTGTCATTACTTACAGACATGTTTCAGACATGCACTCGGAGTTATTCAGAGTGGTTTATATCGATAGGCATTGGTGCTCAACGTTCAGACTCGCTCAAAGAAATGATGAGACGGGTCTCTGGGATTACAAAACTATTCAGGAAAATCCTATCCCACCAACTCAACCCACTCCAAAATATGCTAAGTTCATCGATATTCCGTTTATCGATGAGTCCAGATCGGAATGTTCTAAGATGGTCCGGTCCTTCGTCCAAATCAGTGCATATTGTCCAATTTCATTGGATTCTCATCCTtacaagaaattgattgGTCATGGGGTTATTGTAGATGCCGCAAATGGATATGTGTTGGtttcaagaagaaacatCCCTCATGACTTATGTGATGTGTTGATTATCTTTGCTGAGTCTATTGATGTGCCGGGTAAGGTGGTTTTCTTGCATCCCCATCAAAACTATGCTATTGTCAAATATGACCCATCTCTCATTACTGCTGATGTCAGAACCCCAAAGTTTGGCTCTAAGCCTTTAAAGAGAGGTGAAACCTCGTTGTTTGTGGGATACAACTACAACATGAGGCTCGTCACTGAAGATGTAAAAGTCAGTGGAGTTTCGTCATTAAACATTCCTGCTGCCGTATATTCACCTCGTTACAGAGGTACCAACTTGCAGTGTATTTTACTTGATAGTAAGTTGTCACAAGAATGCTACACTGGTATTTTGTgtgatgatgatggtaCAGTTCGAGCATTTTGGTTGACGTATCTTGGTGAAACCAATAGGGAAGTCGATGCTGACAAAACGTATAGAATGGGTTTGGATGTTACCGATGTGTTGGAAGTAATTGAATTGCTCCAGAAAAATGAGATTCCAAAGCACTTGAATATAATTGATGCTGAGTTTACTTCTGCCACCGTTTTCCAAGGAAGAACCAGAGGTATTTCTCAGGAGTGGATCaccaagtttgaagaagcctgtgaagatgaaatttCCTTCTTAGTCGTTGATAGGATCGTTGCCTCACCTTTGGATCAAGCACCTATTCCTTTGAAGACTGGTGATGTACTTCTTTCCATCAACGATAAGCTTGTAAAGGAAATGAGAGACCTCAACATTATGTACGAATCTGATAATATCAAGTTTAAAGTTGTCAgacagaagaaagagattgaGTTGGTTGTTCCTACCGTTGACACTGACGCTTTGAACACTACTCATGTGCTATTTTGGTGTGGTGCTTCAATTCAAGCCCCACATCATGGTGTTCGTCAACAGATGGAAAGGATTCCTTCAGAGGTCTATATCACCAGTAGAGGTAGTGGAGCACCTGCTCAACAGTACGACTTAGCACCTATCAGTTTCATTACCCATGTCAATGATAAAGAGACAAAAGACATGGTGTCTTTCATTAATGTAATCAAGGGTATTCCTGATCAAACCTACGTGAAAATTAGATTGGTTTCTTTTGACAATATTCCAATTGCAATCTCCATGAAAACCAATTACCACTATTTCCCCACCTCCGAGTTTAAGAAATTGGATAGTAAGTGGGAGTCTATAGAACATAATTAG
- a CDS encoding uncharacterized protein (EggNog:ENOG503P79Z; COG:J), with amino-acid sequence MPNFVKLGDSVNVPQDRNQNFSDEEGVSKKTLAEQIRESKELKEIEYRKQLEARNSSYKLDEKSLEYYNELREKERREERIRKETEKEELAKFQLKKKIVGEKYSKNSETTRISKKDTHNILKKKTKILQGVELKEVREFVSAKDNYHPENTIEMLHTSPKTYDKINTNSGNRLVFQRNPISTILIQTRNKMKTHKAAAKRFIKTGNGFKRKQAGRNHGNGRFSSNTLSHLDSFVPVTNKGGHLKKLKQYL; translated from the exons ATGCCAAATTTTGTAAAATTGGGAGATTCAGTCAATGTTCCTCAAGATAGAAACCAGAACTTCAGCGATGAAGAAGGGGTATCCAAGAAAACACTAGCTGAGCAAATCCGGGAAAGTAAAG aattgaaagaaatcgaaTACAGAAAGCAATTGGAAGCTAGAAATTCGTCATACAAGCTAGATGAGAAGTCTCTTGAGTATTATAATGAACTAAGAGAAAAGGAAAGAAGGGAAGAAAGAATACGAAAGGaaacagaaaaagaagagctAGCCAAGTTTCAACTCAAAAAGAAAATAGTAGGCGAAAAATACAGTAAAAATTCTGAAACCACCAGAATCAGCAAGAAGGATACACATAATATactcaagaagaagaccaaGATTTTACAAGGTGTCGAACTCAAAGAAGTTAGAGAGTTTGTCTCCGCTAAAGACAATTATCACCCAGAAAATACCATAGAGATGCTACATACGTCTCCTAAAACCTATGATAAAATCAACACGAATAGTGGAAA CAGGTTGGTGTTTCAGAGAAATCCCATATCAACCATCTTGATTCAAACAAGAAATAAGATGAAAACCCACAAGGCAGCTGCCAAAAGATTCATTAAAACTGGTAATGGATTCAAGAGAAAGCAAGCTGGTAGAAACCACGGAAATGGTAGATTCAGTTCTAACACCTTGAGCCATTTAGACTCGTTTGTCCCAGTTACAAACAAAGGTGgtcatttgaagaagttgaagcaaTACCTCTGA
- the CWH43 gene encoding Protein cwh43 (EggNog:ENOG503NVQ6; BUSCO:EOG092605KN; COG:T), with protein sequence MGAKKSPSVEVTAPSSTSSPSEGSNSPIRFNAKYIAYAHGIFASSAFFSALIVGSWLHYHKIVKNSSFGYPDEWFPSVSATIGDRYPERSIFQILIAVTSGPRFLLLFCNYLLNKSSSTLIAGVIRTFTCGGWVYITSTDDHDWHDIFMISYILLTIPWTVGVSYYSPKNSSVRKGRSVTAITFFATLIPLVYWFIQHKVHVRPGAYSIYAYFEWSLIILDIGFDTWSVLDFNQLTFTISDSSLSYTIGTSKSKVKLSTEVEPDDDFSFVEFCVHTINSFVVWTNITALFLCVWYFPLWDLGISGYEACIIVIFLAPSFMFIPPAKRFVQRFPLVTRSLGVLFGIGAYKCIKPKDKLMSIAIGTFFSVLSFVGEITALSTLPKKFNTYIIGFVVGLLVSSVLKYMYYTNNPIWPSMNEANGGKNEIGIFVGMAASLLTPGYKREELASTKPITYKGGSILLSAIGIGGLVFSLLAYLTDTSVLVFWNWSGFPITGPTPITGALFNILAISLGVLFSIEAHPYWTGSFFYNLLIGGVSCGVLYFFEDWYGFAGATVFSFYLVSITPIVFQGTLGYNAGSVYTLGLFFCVAFCLASVWIVAYAFVPVGKVLRERTDIVLFGSYVCVLAGVLNYNLRMRASNITKLNYVSKSIFYKAFTVLSVLLALGISVTFQRYPPPPSSIKPYNSGSKSFTAGIWCIHFGLDNDMWSSHDRMRDLIKDAELDIVGLLESDSERLIGGNRDFTQKIAEDLGMYVDYGPGPHKHTWGAALLSKFPIISSKHHLLPSPVGELAPAIEATLDIYGELVDVVVFHSGQEEDVEDRRLQSLGVAEIMANSTRPLVLLSYLVTEPLKGNYFTYASEKSRMHDIDSTDWDRWCEYIMFRDLKKVAYARISRSTITDTELQVAKFRLLSEQEKEEMDEDFLYGNHFIDERKVPNDLKMPSQFKGRGIRGHKYHVFRKPRYFALNKDQVKQQ encoded by the coding sequence ATGGGAGCTAAAAAGTCACCTTCTGTGGAGGTAACCGCACCGCTGTCTACAAGTTCGCCTTCCGAAGGCTCCAACAGCCCCATTCGTTTCAATGCCAAATACATTGCATATGCCCATGGGATATTTGCATCTAGTGCCTTTTTTTCAGCGTTAATCGTGGGTTCTTGGTTACACTATCATAAAATCGTTAAAAACTCATCCTTCGGGTATCCAGATGAATGGTTTCCTTCGGTTTCTGCTACAATTGGTGATAGGTATCCTGAAAGATCGATCTTCCAGATTTTAATTGCAGTCACCTCGGGACCCAGATTTCTTTTACTCTTTTGCAACtatttgttgaacaagagtTCATCCACTCTTATAGCCGGGGTCATCAGGACTTTCACTTGTGGGGGCTGGGTATACATCACTTCGACAGATGATCACGACTGGCACGATATTTTCATGATCAGTTATATCCTTTTGACAATTCCATGGACCGTTGGTGTGAGTTACTATTCACCCAAAAATTCCTCAGTTCGTAAGGGAAGATCTGTCACAGCCATCACATTCTTCGCCACATTAATACCTTTGGTTTACTGGTTTATTCAGCATAAAGTCCATGTTAGACCTGGTGCATACTCCATCTACGCCTATTTTGAGTGGCTGCTAATCATCTTGGACATTGGTTTCGACACATGGTCTGtccttgatttcaaccaattgaccTTCACCATTTCGGATTCATCCTTGTCCTATACCATAGGGACATCCAAACTGAAGGTAAAATTAAGCACCGAAGTGGAACCCGATGATGATTTCTCATTTGTTGAATTCTGTGTCCATACCATCAATTCATTTGTGGTCTGGACGAATATCACTGCCTTGTTCTTATGTGTATGGTACTTTCCGTTGTGGGATTTAGGGATTTCTGGATATGAGGCTTGCATCATTGTCATATTCTTGGCTCCATCATTTATGTTCATACCTCCTGCGAAAAGGTTTGTACAAAGATTTCCCTTGGTAACGAGGTCTTTGGGGGTTTTGTTTGGCATTGGTGCTTACAAGTGTATCAAGCCCAAAGATAAATTGATGTCTATTGCCATTGGAACATTCTTTTCGGTTTTAtcttttgttggagaaattaCAGCTTTGTCTACTTTACCAAAAAAATTCAATACTTATATcattgggtttgtggttggaTTGTTGGTGAGCTCTGTCTTGAAATACATGTACTACACGAACAACCCCATCTGGCCTTCTATGAACGAAGCTAATGGTGGTAAAAATGAAATTGGAATTTTTGTTGGAATGGCTGCAAGTTTACTTACCCCAGGGTACAAACGAGAAGAACTTGCATCTACCAAACCAATTACCTATAAAGGAGGATCTATACTTTTGTCGGCTATTGGAATTGGGGGATTGGTATTCTCGTTATTAGCTTACTTGACGGATACTTCTGTACTTGtgttttggaattggagCGGTTTCCCCATTACAGGACCTACTCCTATTACGGGCGCattgttcaacatcttgGCCATCTCTTTGGGTGTTTTATTTTCCATTGAAGCTCATCCGTATTGGACAGGAAGCTTCTTCTACAATCTTTTAATTGGTGGTGTCAGCTGTGGTGTGTTATACTTTTTCGAAGACTGGTATGGTTTTGCAGGTGCAACTGTCTTCTCTTTCTATTTGGTCTCCATCACACCAATTGTGTTCCAAGGAACTCTTGGTTATAACGCCGGTCTGGTGTACACTTTGGGATTGTTTTTCTGCGTGGCATTCTGCTTAGCAAGTGTTTGGATCGTCGCATATGCTTTTGTTCCGGTTGGAAAGGTATTAAGAGAAAGAACTGATATCGTTTTGTTTGGGTCTTACGTATGCGTTCTTGCCGGGGTATTGAACTACAACTTGAGAATGAGAGCATCTAACATTACCAAACTCAATTATGTTAGTAAATCTATTTTTTACAAGGCATTTACGGTCCTTTCTGTTTTATTGGCCTTGGGTATTTCAGTCACTTTCCAAAGATACCCACCTCCACCATCATCAATCAAACCATACAATTCTGGACTGAAATCTTTCACTGCTGGTATCTGGTGTATCCACTTTGGCTTGGACAACGATATGTGGTCAAGTCATGACAGAATGAGAGATTTAATTAAAGATGCTGAGTTGGATATCGTTGGGTTATTGGAATCGGATTCCGAGAGATTAATTGGTGGAAACAGAGATTTTACACAAAAAATTGCCGAAGATTTGGGAATGTACGTGGACTATGGTCCAGGGCCTCATAAACACACCTGGGGTGCTGCCTTATTATCGAAGTTTCCTATTATTAGCTCCAAGCATCATTTATTACCTTCCCCCGTCGGTGAATTGGCCCCAGCTATCGAAGCTACGTTGGACATTTATGGTGAATTGGTCGATGTTGTTGTCTTCCATTCGggacaagaagaagatgttgaagatagAAGATTACAAAGTTTAGGAGTGGCTGAAATCATGGCTAACTCTACCAGACCATTGGTTTTATTGAGTTACTTGGTGACAGAACCTTTGAAAGGAAACTATTTCACTTATGCTAGTGAGAAGTCCAGAATGCATGATATTGACAGTACTGATTGGGACAGATGGTGTGAATATATCATGTTcagagacttgaagaaggttgCTTATGCCAGAATATCTCGTTCTACCATCACTGACACCGAGTTACAAGTCGCAAAGTTCAGGTTGTTGAGCGaacaagagaaagaagaaatggacGAGGATTTCTTATACGGAAACcatttcattgatgaaaggAAAGTGCCtaatgatttgaagatgccCTCCCAATTTAAAGGTAGAGGAATTAGAGGTCACAAGTATCATGTCTTCAGAAAACCAAGATACTTTGCTTTAAATAAAGATCAGGTTAAGCAACAATAA
- a CDS encoding uncharacterized protein (COG:S; EggNog:ENOG503P46Q): MGVSNYESHKRPDLVSFDDIDYENFADVQKARDSMTREQWIKVFEIKVTHEALRKCKRYHGEDAQRNCRPLILKYMKMIERTPLQGYLGYQKNDPSQ, from the exons ATGG GTGTGAGTAACTACGAAAGTCACAAAAGACCGGACTTGGTATCGTTTGACGATATCGACTACGAAAACTTCGCTGATGTCCAGAAGGCCAGGGACTCCATGACCAGAGAACAATGGATtaaggtgtttgaaatcaaagttACCCATGAAGCGTTGAGAAAGTGTAAGCGTTACCATGGAGAAGATGCACAAAGAAACTGTAGGcctttgattttgaagtaCATGAAGATGATAGAGAGAACCCCATTACAAGGATACTTGGGATACCAAAAGAACGATCCATCCCAATAA
- the ATP3 gene encoding atp3 gamma subunit of the F1 sector of mitochondrial F1F0 ATP synthase (COG:C; BUSCO:EOG09263TQ5; EggNog:ENOG503NYDF) — MFRLGVNQIARPNGARNYATLREIEMRLKSIKNIEKITNTMKVVASTRLNKAQRAMQASRVYHESDSEFYKNAELEQPETEGNTLLIVCSSDKGLCGSIHSQVAKYARKRIEELGGKVDVVAVGEKVKAQLLRTHDDKLRLAFNGIGKEAPNFHEVSLIADEIAKLGKFENTEILYNKFVNSVSFEPSNFSVFTSEAIEKAPGLSKYELENEETTEAFAEFSLSNSLLTALAEGYAAEVSARRNAMDNASKNAGDMINRYSILYNRTRQAVITNELVDIITGASSLD, encoded by the exons ATGTTTCGTTTAGGTGTTAATCAAATTGCCCGTCCTAACGGTGCAAG AAACTATGCCACTTTACGTGAAATCGAAATGAGACTCAAGTCCATTAAGAATATCGAAAAAATCACTAACACCATGAAAGTCGTTGCATCCACCAGATTGAACAAAGCCCAAAGAGCCATGCAAGCTTCCAGAGTTTATCACGAATCTGACAGTGAATTCTACAAGAATGCCGAATTGGAACAGCCAGAAACCGAAGGTAACACTTTGTTGATTGTCTGTTCTTCTGACAAAGGTTTGTGTGGATCTATTCACTCTCAAGTCGCCAAATACGCCAGAAAGAGAATCGAAGAGTTGGGTGGCAAGGTCGACGTTGTAGCTGTTGGTGAAAAGGTGAAGGCTCAGTTGTTGAGAACACACGATGACAAATTGAGATTAGCCTTCAACggtattggaaaagaagctCCAAACTTCCACGAAGTGTCCTTAATTGCCGATGAAATTGCAAAGTTGGGTAAGTTTGAAAACACCGAAATCTTATACAACAAGTTTGTAAACTCTGTTTCTTTTGAGCCATCTAACTTTAGTGTTTTCACCAGTGAAGCCATCGAAAAGGCTCCAGGTTTGTCCAAGTACGAATTAGAAAACGAAGAAACTACCGAGGCTTTTGCTGAATTCTCTTTgtccaactcgttgttgACTGCTTTGGCTGAAGGTTACGCTGCCGAAGTTTCTGCCAGAAGAAATGCTATGGATAACGCTTCCAAGAATGCTGGTGACATGATTAACCGTTACTCCATTTTATATAACAGAACCAGACAAGCTGTTATCACCAACGAATTGGTCGATATCATTACTGGTGCTTCTTCCTTAGATTAG